Proteins co-encoded in one Equus caballus isolate H_3958 breed thoroughbred chromosome 31, TB-T2T, whole genome shotgun sequence genomic window:
- the PNLDC1 gene encoding poly(A)-specific ribonuclease PNLDC1 gives MDVGADEFEQSLPLLQELVLGADFVGLDIEFTGLRSNLSRPQQISLFDLPSEWYLKTRQSVQQFTICQIGLSVFSSIEGESNKYVAHSCNFFLFPTTFGILDSEFSFQASSVQFLNQYGFDYNKFLKNGIPYMNEEQEKKIKHNILTGNWSVHSSPDKDQIKVVIDEVTRWLDLAAEGDWMTLPGIAGFQAFEVQLVLRQALPDIWTVLRDQGVVVKKVSKQHRWYLENTSGDRESCWKEKILLSARGFSVFFQMLVKAQKPLVGHNMMMDLLHLHEKFFRPLPESYEQFKLNVHNLFPVLIDTKNVTKDIWKELNFPRVSNLSEVYEVLNSDLNPSKNSGPVIIHASKCEKYVETKYPHEAAYDAFLCGSVLLKVAHLLLWRVHGASSIPELSFPLYLDVLAPYVNQVNLIRAGVPKINFSGPDYPSIRPPILILRVRRWPGLSEQQVYREFQNLCKFDVRRLTRSQFLLLTNKFKDARTILREYRGHPTLQVSLYRHWRHSPSVNCVLQVCGVVTTWALLAFLLGRPGP, from the exons GTCTGGACATAGAGTTCACCGGCCTTCGTTCCAACCTGTCTCGACCCCAGCAGATCAG TCTTTTTGACTTGCCATCCGAGTGGTATCTAAAGACGCGCCAGAGCGTTCAGCAGTTCACCATCTGCCAGATCG GATTGTCTGTGTTCTCCAGTATTGAAGGAGAGTCAAACAA gTATGTAGCCCATTCATgtaacttctttctcttccctacaACGTTTGGGATTTTGGATTCGGAATTCTCTTTCCAGGCTTCCAGTGTTCAGTTTTTGAATCAGTACGGCTTCGACTACAACAAG TTTCTCAAAAACGGAATCCCGTATATGAATGAAGAAcaggagaagaaaattaaacacaacATCCTCACTGGGAACTGGAGCGTTCACAG TTCTCCGGATAAAGACCAAATCAAGGTGGTGATTGATGAGGTGACGCGGTGGCTGGACCTGGCAGCCGAAGGTGACTGGATGACTCTCCCTGGTATTGCTG GCTTCCAGGCCTTTGAGGTCCAGCTGGTGCTGAGGCAGGCCCTCCCCGACATCTGGACGGTGCTCAGAGACCAAGGG GTGGTAGTGAAGAAAGTGAGTAAACAGCATCGCTGGTACCTTGAGAACACGTCTGGGGATCGAGAGAGCTGTTGGAAGGAGAAGATTCTTCTCTCTGCCAGGGGTTTCTCTGTGTTTTTCCAGATGCTGGTGAAAGCCCAGAAG CCCTTAGTGGGACATAATATGATGATGGATCTGCTGCATCTGCATGAGAAGTTCTTCAGACCCCTCCCAG AAAGCTACGAGCAGTTTAAGCTGAACGTCCACAACCTGTTTCCTGTTCTCATTGATACCAAGAACGTGACGAAGGATATCTGGAAG GAACTGAATTTCCCAAGGGTTTCAAATCTCTCCGAAGTGTATGAAGTCCTCAACAG TGACTTGAATCCCAGCAAGAATTCTGGGCCTGTGATTATTCATGCAAGCAAGTGTGAAAAATACG TTGAGACCAAGTACCCCCACGAAGCAGCATACGACGCCTTCCTCTGCGGCTCAG ttctcttgaaAGTGGCACACTTGCTCCTGTGGAGGGTGCATGG TGCCAGTTCCATCCCGgagctctccttccctctgtaCCTCGATGTGCTGGCCCCTTATGTGAACCAGGTGAATCTTATCCGAGCTGGCGTCCCTAAGATT AATTTTTCTGGTCCCGATTACCCGAGTATCCGCCCTCCCATCCTCATCCtccgtgtcaggaggtggcctgGGCTCAGCGAGCAGCAAGTCTACCGGGAGTTTCAGAATCTCTGCAAATTCGACGTCCGGCGGCTCACGCGGAGCCAGTTCCTGCTGCTGACCAACAAGTTTAAGGA CGCTCGCACCATCTTGAGGGAGTACCGGGGCCACCCTACCCTGCAGGTCTCCCTCTACCGGCACTGGAGACACTCCCCGAGCGTCAACTGCGTGTTACA AGTCTGTGGCGTGGTCACCACCTGGGCCCTTCTCGCGTTCCTCctcgggaggcctggcccctgA